A stretch of Physeter macrocephalus isolate SW-GA chromosome 6, ASM283717v5, whole genome shotgun sequence DNA encodes these proteins:
- the LOC129392181 gene encoding SH3 and multiple ankyrin repeat domains protein 3-like gives MYITHVGAAAVRCPVRGGRVSWVCYCLTPALHVPPLCVGVNAASCLSQTSWTRSVLCCHQPVPRLSQPCSQPRLFSSLGELSSISAQRSPGGPGGGASYPVRPGGRYPVARRAPSPVKPASLERVEGLGAGAGGAGRPFGLTPPTILKSSSLSIPHEPKEVRFVVRSVSARSRSPSPSPLPSPAPGPGPGAPSPRRPFQQKPLQLWSKFDVGDWLESIHLGEHRDRFEDHEIEGAHLPALTKDDFVELGVTRVGHRMNIERALRQLDGS, from the exons ATGTACATAACACACGTGGGTGCCGCTGCTGTGCGCTGTCCTGTGCGGGGAGGCCGAGTGTCATGGGTGTGTTACTGCCTCACGCCTGCCCTGCACGTGCCGCCGCTCTGTGTGGGTGTGAACGCCGCCTCGTGTCTGTCTCAGACCTCATGGACTCGTTCCGTCTTGTGCTGCCACCAGCCTGTACCACGACTCAGCCAGCCGTGCAGCCAGCCCAG GCTCTTCAGCAGCCTCGGTGAGCTGAGCTCCATCTCAGCGCAGCGCAGCCCTGGGGGCCCGGGCGGCGGGGCCTCCTACCCGGTGCGGCCCGGCGGCCGCTACCCAGTGGCGCGGCGCGCCCCGAGCCCAGTGAAGCCCGCGTCGCTGGAGcgggtggaggggctgggggcgggcgcggggggcgcggggcggcCCTTCGGCCTCACGCCCCCCACCATCCTCAAGTCGTCCAGCCTCTCCATCCCGCACGAGCCGAAGGAGGTGCGCTTTGTGGTGCGCAGCGTGAGCGCGCGCAGCCGCTCGCCCTCGCCTTCGCCGCTGCCCTCGCCAGCGCCTGGCCCCGGCCCCGGGGCCCCCAGCCCGCGCCGGCCCTTCCAGCAAAAGCCCCTGCAACTCTGGAGCAAGTTCGACGTGGGCGACTGGCTGGAGAGCATCCACTTGGGCGAGCACCGCGACCGCTTCGAGGACCACGAGATCGAGGGCGCGCACCTGCCGGCGCTCACCAAGGACGACTTCGTGGAGCTGGGCGTCACGCGCGTGGGCCACCGCATGAACATCGAGCGCGCGCTCAGGCAGCTGGACGGCAGCTga